From Prionailurus viverrinus isolate Anna chromosome B2, UM_Priviv_1.0, whole genome shotgun sequence, the proteins below share one genomic window:
- the SLC29A1 gene encoding equilibrative nucleoside transporter 1 — MTTGHEPQDRYKAVWLIFFMLGLGTLLPWNFFMTATRYFTNRLDETQNMSLVTAENSKDFQPSATPTVPSPERNYLSALFNNVMTLCAMLPLLFFTCLNSFLHQRIPQSVRILGSLIAILLVFLITAVLVKVHLDAVSFFVITMIKIMLINSFGAILQGSLFGLAGLLPTSYTAPIMSGQGLAGFFASVAMICAIASGSELSESAFGYFITACGVIVLAIICYLGLPRLEFYRYYQQLKLEGPGEQETKLDLISKGEDLKANKEESRVPAPNSEATNQGHSIRAILRNILVPALSVCFIFTVTIGMFPAVTAEVQSSIAGNSAWGAYFIPVSCFLTFNVFDWLGRSLTAIFTWPGKDSHWLPSLVLARILFVPLLLLCNVQPRRYLAVVFEHDAWFIIFMAAFAFSNGYLASLCMCFGPKKVKPAEAETAGAIMAFFLSLGLALGAVFSFLFRSIV, encoded by the exons ATGACAACCGGTCACGAGCCTCAGGACAG GTACAAAGCCGTCTGGCTTATCTTCTTCATGCTGGGTCTGGGGACGCTGCTCCCGTGGAATTTTTTCATGACAGCCACTAGG TATTTCACAAACCGCCTGGACGAGACCCAGAATATGTCCTTGGTCACTGCTGAAAACAGCAAGGACTTCCAGCCCTCAGCCACCCCCACAGTACCCTCCCCAGAGCGGAATTATCTCAGTGCCCTCTTCAACAATGTCATGACCTTATGTGCCATGTTGCCCTTGCTGTTTTTCACCTGCCTTAACTCTTTCCTGCATCAGAG GATCCCCCAGTCTGTTCGGATCCTGGGCAGCCTGATAGCCATCCTGTTGGTGTTCTTGATCACTGCTGTCCTGGTAAAGGTGCATCTGGATGCCGTGTCCTTCTTCGTCATCACCATGATCAAGATCATGCTCATTAACT CATTCGGTGCCATCCTGCAGGGCAGCCTGTTTGGTCTGGCTGGCCTCCTGCCCACCAGCTACACTGCCCCCATCATGAGTGGCCAGGGCCTGGCAGGCTTCTTCGCCTCGGTGGCCATGATCTGCGCCATCGCCA GTGGCTCGGAGCTGTCAGAAAGTGCCTTTGGCTATTTTATCACGGCCTGTGGGGTTATCGTTTTGGCCATCATCTGTTACCTAGGCCTGCCCCGACTG GAATTCTACCGCTACTACCAGCAGCTCAAGCTTGAAGGGCCTGGAGAGCAGGAGACCAAGTTGGATCTCATTAGTAAAG GAGAGGacctaaaagcaaacaaagaggAGTCCAGAGTTCCAGCCCCCAACTCTGAGGCCACCAACCAAGGCCACTCTATCCGAGCCATCCTCAGAAAC ATCTTAGTCCCGGCTCTCTCCGTCTGCTTCATCTTCACGGTCACCATTGGGATGTTTCCCGCTGTGACTGCTGAGGTCCAATCCAGCATTGCGGGCAACAGTGCCTGGG GAGCCTACTTCATTCCTGTGTCTTGTTTCTTGACTTTCAATGTCTTCGACTGGCTGGGCCGGAGCCTCACAGCTATATTTACATGG CCTGGGAAGGACAGCCACTGGCTGCCAAGCCTGGTGCTGGCCCGGATATTGTTTGTGCCCCTGCTGCTGCTGTGCAATGTCCAGCCCCGCCGGTACCTGGCTGTGGTCTTCGAGCACGACGCCTGGTTCATCATCTTCATGGCTGCCTTCGCCTTCTCCAATGGCTACCTCGCCAGTCTCTGCATGTGCTTCGGGCCCAA GAAAGTGAAGCCGGCTGAGGCAGAGACAGCTGGAGCCATCAtggccttctttctgtctctgggcTTGGCACTGGGGGCTGTCTTCTCCTTCCTGTTCCGGTCAATTGTGTGA